The DNA region GATTGTTTGCATGTTGGATAGTGTACGTGTGCCTGCTTCTGTGAAGACTGAGTGAgcatcatggtgtgtgtgtgtgcatcagaCTATGGAAGATACTGCATGGATGTTTGTGTGAGTGTTTGCCTGTGTGTTTAAATAGCAACAATTGAACACAATAAAAGTTATCTTCCGCCTTCATTATTGCTCTAGCAAATCAAATTCCCCATGATATGCGGGAGGCAAAATTCAAATACAGCTGGGCGAAtaatagatttttcttttcactggcaattttgaaaaaaaatggaaaaaataattgtgggtcaaactgaaaatggtatttttttccaaatttcaggtgaatcaaaaagtcaaaaacaattttgtatcaggtttcattttgacaaaatctaAACATTGTGTTTCAATGTAGACCACCTTTAAAGTAAAATTaaggacaaattaaaaaaaaaagttgtttgttactggaaaatcaaaatgtttcattctaaaAAGGTCAATTGTTTAACACTTCAACTGACAATGTCACTTTTGTAACCTCTGACCAGTGCAAATTTTGTTGTCCATTTTAAGAATGGGCTTAATTTTTCTCTCACACCGATATAAATCCTGATTATTTCAATTGAATCCACTTTAGTGTCAGTGGATTTACTGCAAACTTATATCAGTCTAAACGAGGAGCTGAACTTTTCTCTGGCAGCTTGAtcaacatacccagtttttttaactgtttatttAGGATGTTTTAgcaagtttacaaatccttgccatataaatatcagaaacaagacaatcattacaacagtgaaCTTTGGTTTAAAGAGACATCAGACAGGAATATAGTCACCAGATCTTTCTGTTTAACAGGGTGTTAGCATAGTACAGAGTGAGGATCATTACAACTCCTATGTCATTtctggtgattttattaaagtgaGTGAAATCTCTGTATTCACATATTAACAGACCAGTtatgtctatcaaatgttaatatgCAAAGCAATTGGACAGgtgtggtgggatttttttttttgcaggtgaaTATACTTTGAGCATTGAATAAGaggtaaccaaatatctaagtatcTATCTATCCTCTGGCTATTTTACTGAACACATAATTGTAGtattaatttttccataaccaaCCTCCCATATTCTTTTTAATCATTCCTCCATGGttggactatttttcttttcccattgAGAGGTTATTAATAGCTGAGCAGTTACTAGCAGATCAGAggttaatttttcatttccttttgtgtgacCATTTCCACCAGGAAGGCCCAGAAGGATCACCAGAAGGTTATTAGATAATAAATATCCAACAATTGGGTCATTTTGTTACAGATTGCTTCCAATACTCTCTAATGACTAGACATGTCCAATGCATCAAATCTCCTCTTTCTTGTATTGTGCTACAGACTGAAGTTGCtggtcctcttttccagatcaaaccCCATTCCTCTGCATGCCTGTTTTTTTGActgttcctcataggtcagattatCTAAaactttgattatttttattggtcttctctgaattctctccaatctgtccacatctttcttaaagtgtgacacccagaaccggacacagtactccagctgaggcctcaccagtgccaagtagagggAGACAATTagctcccgtgtcttacatacaacactctttttaatacaccccaaatgatattaaccttttttgcaaccacatcacattgttgactcatattcaatttgtgatccactctagccccaagatccttttcagcaatgccATGACCTAGCCAGTGATTCCCCATTTTgtacatttcatttttccttgGTAAGAGaagaactttgcacttgtctttattgaatttcctcttaTTGATTTTAGAcctgttctccaatttgtcaaggtcattttgaattctgatcctgtcctccagagtgtttgcaacccctcccagcttggtgtcatctgcaagttttataagcatattctctccTCCGTTATCCAAGGCATTATTGAATAATGGCCTTAAAAATGACATCAGAAAAGAGTTGCAGGTTTTGATCATAAAACTATGGGTGGATTTTCACCTAGGGGACTGGGATGACCAATTTCCTTTAAAACTACTTTGGTGACCAAATATGTATGGGTGACCTTGAAAATCCCATCATTGGTCATGTTGGCCCGTCCATGAACACAAATAGCCTACATCGCCAAGAGACAGGTAGAGTTGTATGACTCTGAGGTGTTCCAGCTAAAAGCTCCTGGAATTAATTTTAATAGATCTGGTAAAAAAACAGGAGAGATGATCAGGATCATcttacacactttaaaaaaataaatttttcatttaaaaaattcatagaaatttagaatttcttttttaaatctaccattttgtgaggtttttggagaaaatttgttctcatTTTTGGTGGAGTTCAAATTagtttaatagattccaaggccagaagggaccatagtgactgtctattctgacctcctgtataacccggcccatagaacatccccaaaataatacctagagcagatcctttagaaaaacatccaatcttgatttgaaagtTGTCAGTGTTGGAATCTACAaaaaagtaattaataataaactaagTGAGATATTCAAAGAGGGTTAATGGAGCCGGGCACTCCTCTCCTGTTGAAAGTGAATgggatttaaaaacacaaatccaCTTGGTTCCTTTGAGCACTGCAGCCTATCTGGATAATGAGAGCATGCAGTTACTTTGTAGCAGATAAAACTCTATGAGGGGTAGAAACTCACCTTCCTCACGGCATAGACTATTCActagctgatgatgatgatgagagtCCACCATGGACAGGTTATTCTAGAATTGTCCTCTATAGGGCCTCTTAGACTTTCCTCTGACTCAGgttgtactggccactgtcagggacagaatactggactgcATGATCGAAAGGTCTGACTCAGTTAGACACTTCCTATGATCTATAACAAGCAGATGTTGTCaaataaaattgcaatgaatgtTGCACCCACATGAACTCATATGCATTTAATTGAGTATAATTACTCATTATTAAAACTGGTCAAAAATGAAAATTGTATTTTTGTgggaaatgtcaattttttttgttttcatagaaACATCGCATAATATTGCTTTTGGATGGGCAAAACAATGAAACTGAAGACTGAAAAGCGTTTGGTTTTCAATAAACTTCTCTTGTAAAACAGCACGTTTATGGTAAATATTTTCTAGTTTTGGAAAAAAAGATTTCTGATATTGAaaactttcccccccaaaacctgaaaaaaatatacaaaaaccttTTACATCTCCAGgttttcagaaaaacaaaaagaaaaacaacttcccaccactgaaaaaacaaaaacccatagAAAAAAGAGTTCAAAATGAGTCTTTTCCACtctaaaatattttcaatgacaaccaatttttcttcaaaaagttGTTTTGCCAGGAAGATTTTTTGAGCATCTCCACTCATTATGAATTATCCTCCAAGTTGTAAGTAGTATCCCAATTGGATGGATGACAAACTGAGGAATGGAGTGGCGAAGAGACGGAACAAAGCCAGAGGAATAGTTGGGATCAGATCTCAGGACACCTTGGACCTtagcttttaaataataattaattaattatctgaTAGTTGCATCTCATATGAGAGGTTCATTTTATTAGATAAGAGGCAGTCTccaccccaaggagcttacagtagaaaagacaggcaaagggtgTGAGGGCTGTCTTTTCCAAAGGTAacacagcaggtcagcagcagGGCTAGGAATTGATGTCAGATCTCTGGAGTACAGTCCTGTGTGCCCTCAGTGTTTGCCTCACAATCTTTGCTTTAGACCCTGCTGCCTCGttgtaattgtgattattttagtTTCTGAAAACTCTTCAGGGAAGTAGAAGGCAAGATAAAATATTGTTGGCTCTGGACCGTTGAGGGCTCCAGGGAGTGAGTCCCTCAAGCCTGTAGAAAACAGACATGGATAAATCACCTCCCCTCAGCACCAAAGTTTTTGACAGGCAGCTCATCTGCAGACAGCACAGATCTCAGTGTATTTCCAGCAGCTCAGCCTCAGTGTGGTGGGGGAAAGGCCTCATAATACAGTGATCGGGGcattagatagagagatagatcgaTAGAGGGGTGTGCATGGGGCTAGAGAGAGAGGGGTAACCAATTGCAGTCTGTAGCTGGAGGAGAAAAGACATCTCAGAGACCGGCATCGTAAGTTTGCTCTTACAATTAAATATATTTGGGGGTGACAGAGAGGCACTTTAAGGATGAAATTGTAAGtgacattagatttttttttcatactttCAGTCTTAGCTCAATTTGGgcatggaaaactgaggcagtccAAAGCAGTTATCTTAGGAAAGAGGGGGCAGAAtattcatgcctcagtttccttctattGGGAGTGGGGGAATTGATCAAATTGACACACATATTTTTTAGAATGGATTGAAGAGTTCACATTAAAGTTGTCCAAATATTGTGACAAACACTATCAGCTCGTTGTTACTTTTCTCTCTGTATACATTAGTTTGTTGTTACTGCTctctgtttgtttttacttttctctATTAGTTTGTTTTTACTTCTCTATCTACCTGTTAGTTTTTGTTAGTTCTgtgtttctctctcactctctgaatCTTGTATCTATCTATCAGTTTGTGTCTAGTTCTcagttttttgtttcttctgtctATTAAATTGCTGAAAGGGGACTTGTGGGACAGACACTCCTCATAAGTTGAAgctgagtggttagggcacttggcTGGCCTGTGACAAACTCAGGTTCAATCTCTCCCTCTGACTGatgatgagaagggatttgaatttcCAACATACAGGAGAGTGCCTGAGCAGCTAGGCTATGGGTTGTTCTGAAATgagtctcagtctctcctgttgaagctgctccactttgtATCAAGAATTATATAGTCAtttgagcagggacttgaacttggatcTTCCAGAcaccaggtgagtgccccaagtACCACGCTGGAGAATCACTCTCCTGCCCCTACCCTGGCACAATGACTCTCCATTGTCACTTGCAACAGTCGTTCCTGATGGCAATGGAGAGTCACTGGCACAGAAGCTGAGATGCAGTCTGATGTAGTCGTTAGAGGAGGGGACTGGCAGTCATGACACCTCAtttgtgttcccagctctgggagggagttgagtCCAGTGTATAGAGCAGGGGTTAGGAACCTACAGCACGCGtgcgaaggtggcacgcgagacGATATTTGGTGGCCCGCGGCACTgtctgagccgctcagcccgcccctgctctgggATTCCCGCTGCCAGCTCCTGTCAGCCGGGGTCCCACCGCCAGTGCAACTCAGCACCCTCTGCCAGCCTGGgagaaggaaccccaggctggcagcgggctgagaccccggctggcaggagccggtggcCAAAACCCCAGATCTGGCCGCTGGCCCCTAGAGAATCACTCTCACGCACCTACCCTAGCCCAATGACTCTCCATTGTCACTCGCAACAGTTGTTCCTGATGGCAATGGAGAGTCACTGGGACAAAAGCTGAGATTCAGTCTGATATAGTCGTTAGAGGAGGGGACTGGCAGTCATGACACCTCATTTGTGTtctcagctgtgggagggaggtgaGTCCAGTGTGTAGAGCCAGAACTCCTGCCCTGtatttccagctctgggaggggtgttgGATTTAGTGGGTTAAATGATGGAgcgaactgggagtcaggactcctgggttctcttccaagctctgggagggtgtttagTTGAGTGGTTAGGGAAGCAGGAATTCTCCACTTCATCACCCTGGTGTAAATTATGAGTAACCGCTGTGGAGTCCATTGAGCTGATTCTATTTTCTctcaccccagtgtaaatcaggagtaactccattggagtcACTGGGGCTGTTTTCTCCGTCCTCATTCCCATATTAAACCAATCTTCACAAGCTAAGGGTCTGACTCAAGGAAATTAAGGTGGTTTTCACAAAAGGAGAGTTATTTTAATGATCTAATCCTGTCCTTTgctcttgtctctctctctgcaaccatCACACGATCtcctgagaaagaaaatgtccaaccgaaccaccatgaccgagttccttctcctcggattctctgatgttcaggagctgcagattttgcactttgtgGTGTTTCTTGTGATTTACCTGGTAGCCCTGGTGGGGAATCTTCTTATCTTCATGGCCATAGCCTTTGAccaccaccttcacacccccatgtacttcttcctgatgaatctgtccatcctagaccttggctccatctctgtcacAGTTCCCAAATCCATGGCAAACTCCCTCATGAACAGCAAGTCCATTTCCTATGCTGGATGTGTTGCCCAAGTCTTTTTCCTCTTATTCTTGTTGGGAGCAGATATTTCCCTTCTCACCATCATGGCGTACGACCGATATGTtgccatctgccaaccactgcactatgagagAATGATGAACAGCAgggcttgtgtccaaatggcagccagtgcctggatcaCTGGGATTCTCAACTCTGTACTACACACCAGGAACACGTTTGCATTGACCTTCTGTGAAGGCaacatggtggatcagttcttctgtgagatCCCGCAGCTACTCAAACTCTCCTGCTCTGACTCATATCTGAATGAATTTGGGGGTCTTGCCTTTAGTGCGTGTTTAGTCTTAGGCTGCTTTGTTTTTATCattgtgtcatatgttcagatcttcaaatcagtgctcagaatcccctctgagcagggccggcataaagccttctccacctgccttcctcacctcactGTGGTCTCCTTGGTTGTTTTCACTGGGGCCTTTGCCTACCtaaaacccacctccagctccccatCTGCTCTGGATCTTGTGGTGGCAGTTCTCTATTCCGTATTGCCACAAATCATGAATCCAAttgtctacagcctgaggaacaaggagatgaACGCTGCCCTGAGAAGACTGACTGGATGTAGGTAATTCACCAAGAATTAATTTTTATGTCTTTATCTAATTAAAGTTTGCTCACATAGTATCTGTTCATTAATGTCAGTTATTTCCATGACCACACAGCTTGCACACAaacaggtctgattctgatctcagttgcaccaatgcaaatccagattaactccattgatgtcactgccactgcagtgatttacaccagaggaAAATCTGGTCCAGTTGTGGAGTTAAATGGGTGTAAATTGTGTTCACAAGAGGAATCAGACTttcattctgtgccaaaacaatATCCGTTACAGTGCTTAGCCACATGCACCCATTCCATGgccactgaaaacaatgatgGGCGTTGTCTTGCTTGTGTGCATAAATCGGGAGTGGCTTTGTTGGAACCAAAGGAGTCAGACTGGTGTAAGACTGGGGTAGGTGAGAAGAGATTTTGGGTAGATCTGCAACACATCAGTGTAGTTCGGGGCATCCCTAGCTGCAGATGGGCCATTAGTGGGCTGGATGGGCCCAGAGGTCTGatctggggtggaagggaaaTGGGGGGAGACAGCAGGCTTGATGGACCCAGAAGTGTGAACGGGGCAGAAAGGAGTGGCTAGAGGGGCCGATGAGCCAGCCTGGTATGTACGTTCCTACTGAAGGAAATCAATCTGAGATATGAGCTTGAAATCCTCAGCCCATTCGCTGTAGAGATTGCCTTCTTGTCACCTGGTGCCTGCCTCGCTGTCTCCCTCCAGAGCACTTCTGACGTCCTGTCCTGAGGAAAGCTATGGAAAGCAAGCGTCTCCCTGCCCGTCTCCCACCAACACCCCGGCCCCTGCTCTGTGCCTAGCTGAGAAGCACAGCCCAGCTGGTCTAACCTTGGTGTAAAAGTGCCTTTAGGGGCACTGACCTGGCATTCCATACACCATCCAGTGTAAATCTGGTCACATCCCAGCTGAAAATGAATCTCAGAATTTGGCTGATTACTCTTATTCTTCCCTCTCTGTGCATGGTTGTGTACAGTACATATATAACAGATAAAAGGAGATTATGTGATTAAACGGACAGACAGATAGGACCAATCCTTCTCTGAATACATAAGCTCATTTTGCCATAATGATACATTTCTGATTGATTGTTAATATGTTGATAGACAGAGAGCTAGATAGAAGGTTATGATGATGATGCTgaacatagatagatagatagagagatagatagagagatagagagatagaaatggtgagagatagagagatagatacaGAATGTATGCAACTATTGTGATCTTTTTCCTGGTCAAAGCTGTCTATGTCCAGATCATGATTTTCTTATAAGTATTCATTATGAAACATTATTCACCAAAGCATGTCTATGAATATTCCTTATTCCACAACTCCTTTACAATCAGCTCATCATAAGCACTCGGTGTTTGAAATTTTAGCTCTTCTGACTGGATACATTTTTTGTAAGACACTCTGTTTCTTTTCTCTGATTGGATACATTGACGTGTTAGAAAGTTTAAAGTGAAGGGGTCAAAGCTCAGCTGGTGTggattgtcatagctccattaaagtcaatactGCTCTGATAATTCACACCACCAGGGAACCACCCTGAACACACATGAGTATGACTcaatcctctcccttcctcccttgaATATTCTGTAccagggccctgattcaggaaaccaCTTTATCATGTGCTAAACTTTAAGTTTTCAATGGGAGTACTCAACTGGTTAAAGTCAAACTCATGCTTAAGTTCTTTGTTGAATTAGGGGCAAAGTCAGGGTTAGTGCCAAAGGATGCATATAACAGGGTCTTACTTGAACTGCTGTCACACCCAGATACTTCctcaattcctctccttccccagttAAACGTCCCACTGCAATTGGTGAGTTGGAATTACACTCCCCTCTGGGGTTTGGTTTATTAACAGAGAATAACACTTAAAAGCCAGAATCTCTGGGCTCCATTCCCCAGGCTCACCAGGCCATCGTGCCCCTCCTGGGATCCTAATCCCCTCTGGCTGCTGTGATGAGCTTCTTCCCACGTCATCCCTGAACCTGGGTCCCGTTTGGATCCCCCGCTGGAGTCTCCTGATCCCTGAAATTCTTCTAGCCTTTACTCTTGGATCAGGGCGTCAGGCCCAGTTCTCTGTGCTCTTAGATCTCTGAGCAATGGCACTCTCCCAGgcccaccccagtcctgggcctgtcCACAGAGACCTCCCCTAGGTCTTTCCAACCCATTGGTTCCCCTCACTGTGATGGATCAGGCTCCCTCCTGAGCCTGGTCACTGACCTAGCCCAGCCCCAAGCCCAAGCCCATCACCTGGGAAGAGATGACAAGGCACAGGTGTGGATGAGcccatctccccttaaagggccagcacacCCTGAGGAAAGGGAAATTCAAATGGGCCTAAGGTATTTGGGcacccaactcctattgacttgcaatgggagttcagcacctaattccctttggctccattgaaaattttatcccaaTTGCTTATTCATTTCATCCCATCATCTTTTATATCTTTGTTGATGGACTATTCACACAGGGGCCATGGACTTGGATGAATCAAATTAATAGAAAAAGTAACATTGCTATTCACACAGGGATGATTTTGCTGTATTTACTCAATTCGTCAAATGATACAGGGAAGGAGCTCACTCTACCTTCTGGCCAAGATAAATGACAAGGTAGCTCATAAGTAGAACTGGATGCAAAGTTCTGATGAAACAATTTTGTCCAAAAATACTGATTGATAGAACCTGAAATGATTCACAAAATGCTTCCCACCCATAAGGACTAGaaaattagttttatttaaaaaatgaaagctgagattctgctgtAATGTCATGACTCCTGCAGCTAGGGCCCTGCACACTGGCCTGTAGTGCTCAAACCTTAATCCAGCTCCAAATGTTTTCCTACTCTCATATTGCCATATGCACAATTGCAGTAGCTTATGCTGGGATGTTATGTGAACTCGAATGGGCTGGTggaagttataccagcaaaagcactagGACATTCACACTAGGAGAGTTCGCTGCTATAGCTCTATTGGCAAagctttttctagtgtagacctggctgtAGAGTGTTGGCAGtacattgtctctctctctctcatgtaaaCAAGTGTAAGCATACATGCATGTGcacgtgcatacacacacacacacacacacagccagtctCCTCCATTTACTGCCATTGGGAAAACTTCTCAAAttttctaagtgatttaggagcttaagtctcattttcaaaagtgacctaagCCCTTATGAGTCTAATAGCATCATGTTTAAGGGTATTTAgaaacttagggtacgtcttcactacctgccgtatcagcgggtagcaatcaattaaTCCAGGaccaatatatcgcgtctcgttaagacgcgatatatcgatccccgaacgcgctcagcgtcgactccagaactccagagcgagtggcggtagcgcagtcgatgggggagctgcagctgtCGATCCCACGCCATGTGGACCCGAGGTAATTGGATCGATTCccacccctcccagtgtagactagcccttaatgGTGTTTTCTAAACAACCTAGGTGcttaacacccattgaaatcaaagagtGTTAGGTGTCTAGatacctctaaaaatctggcctaaaaaacttttgaaaatgggactttggcttctaagtcacttagctgattttgaaaattgtacctctCACCTTTTACACAATTTCCCCTCTTAGAAACTCACTGGGGTTCCTTGAAGGAATACAGCTTCCTCTCGAGTGTGTCTCTCAGGGTCTTTTTGACCTACTAGTTCCTCAGGTTGTAGATGAAAGGGTTCAGCAAGGGTGTCACCACTGCGTTCAGGTGCTGGCCACATTGTTGAGGTCCAAGGAGCGGCTTATCCTGGGTCGAACACAGATGAAGATGGAGCTCCCGTAAAAGAGCATCACCACAATAATGTGATTATCATtgatggaaaaaaaattcctcaaTGTGTGTGCATATAGTGAAATCAGCGTTTACTGTCAAAactctaatcatagaatcatagaaatggaagggacctcgagaggttatctagtccagttccctgtactcaaggcaggactaagtattatctggaccatccctgacaagtgtttgccaacctgctcttaaaaatctccaatgatggagattccacaacctccctaagcaacttattccagtgcttagccacttTGAcaataggaagtttttcctaatgtccaacctaaacc from Malaclemys terrapin pileata isolate rMalTer1 chromosome 13, rMalTer1.hap1, whole genome shotgun sequence includes:
- the LOC128847839 gene encoding olfactory receptor 14A16-like; amino-acid sequence: MSNRTTMTEFLLLGFSDVQELQILHFVVFLVIYLVALVGNLLIFMAIAFDHHLHTPMYFFLMNLSILDLGSISVTVPKSMANSLMNSKSISYAGCVAQVFFLLFLLGADISLLTIMAYDRYVAICQPLHYERMMNSRACVQMAASAWITGILNSVLHTRNTFALTFCEGNMVDQFFCEIPQLLKLSCSDSYLNEFGGLAFSACLVLGCFVFIIVSYVQIFKSVLRIPSEQGRHKAFSTCLPHLTVVSLVVFTGAFAYLKPTSSSPSALDLVVAVLYSVLPQIMNPIVYSLRNKEMNAALRRLTGCR